Proteins encoded within one genomic window of Aquamicrobium lusatiense:
- a CDS encoding acetyl-CoA carboxylase biotin carboxylase subunit, translated as MFKKILIANRGEIACRVIRTAKKLGIKTVAVYSDADRDALHVRQADEAVHIGPAPSSQSYIVIDKILEAIRKTGADAVHPGYGFLSENAAFAEALEQEGVAFIGPPVKAIEAMGDKITSKKLAAEAGVSTVPGHMGLIEDADEAVRIASQIGYPVMIKASAGGGGKGMRIAWNDAEAREGFQSSKNEAKSSFGDDRIFIEKFVTQPRHIEIQVLGDKHGTILYLGERECSIQRRNQKVIEEAPSPFLDEATRKAMGEQAVALSRAVGYFSAGTVEFIVDGDRNFYFLEMNTRLQVEHPVTELITGIDLVEEMIRVAAGEKLRIAQGDVKLNGWAIESRLYAEDPYRNFLPSIGRLTRYRPPAEGRSDDDTIIRNDTGVFEGGEISMHYDPMIAKLCAWAPDRLGAIEAMGRALDDFEVEGIGHNLPFLSAVMDQQRFRDGRLTTAYIAEEFPDGFGGVTAGERQARRLAAVATFIHLRLARRAAQISGVLANHPRSIGADWVATVADHEFALAVTEGAASDTIAFADGESVAVASEWLPGSTHAVFVVDGEVMGVKITLNGSSMHLRWRGIDAKAYVRSPRVAELARLMPVKLPPDTSKMLLCPMPGVVTSIAVHEGDEVQEGQALATVEAMKMENVLRAEKAGKVSRVAVEPGASLAVDELILEFE; from the coding sequence ATGTTCAAGAAGATCCTCATTGCCAATCGCGGCGAAATCGCCTGTCGGGTCATCCGCACCGCGAAGAAGCTGGGTATCAAAACCGTCGCCGTCTATTCGGACGCCGACCGCGATGCGCTGCACGTGCGTCAGGCCGATGAGGCGGTGCATATAGGTCCCGCGCCCTCGTCGCAGTCCTACATCGTCATCGACAAAATCCTCGAAGCCATCCGCAAGACAGGCGCTGATGCCGTCCACCCCGGCTATGGCTTCCTGTCGGAAAACGCGGCTTTCGCCGAGGCGCTGGAGCAGGAAGGCGTCGCCTTCATCGGCCCGCCGGTGAAAGCCATCGAGGCGATGGGCGACAAGATCACCTCCAAGAAGCTGGCGGCGGAAGCGGGCGTTTCCACCGTGCCCGGCCATATGGGGCTCATAGAGGATGCCGATGAGGCGGTGCGCATCGCCTCCCAGATCGGCTATCCGGTGATGATCAAGGCCTCCGCCGGCGGTGGCGGCAAGGGCATGCGCATCGCGTGGAACGATGCCGAGGCGCGCGAGGGCTTCCAGTCGTCGAAGAACGAGGCGAAATCCTCCTTCGGCGACGACCGGATCTTCATCGAGAAATTCGTCACCCAGCCGCGCCATATCGAGATTCAGGTGCTGGGCGACAAGCACGGCACCATTCTCTACCTCGGCGAGCGCGAATGTTCGATCCAGCGCCGCAACCAGAAAGTCATCGAGGAGGCCCCGTCGCCCTTCCTCGATGAGGCGACACGAAAAGCCATGGGTGAGCAGGCCGTGGCACTGTCGCGCGCGGTCGGCTATTTTTCGGCCGGCACGGTCGAGTTCATCGTCGATGGCGACCGCAATTTCTACTTCCTTGAAATGAACACCCGCCTTCAGGTCGAGCATCCGGTGACGGAGCTGATCACCGGTATCGATCTGGTGGAGGAGATGATCCGGGTTGCGGCCGGCGAGAAGCTGCGCATCGCGCAGGGCGACGTGAAGCTGAACGGCTGGGCCATCGAAAGCCGCCTCTATGCCGAAGACCCCTATCGCAACTTCCTGCCCTCCATCGGCCGCCTGACGCGCTATCGCCCGCCGGCGGAAGGCAGAAGCGACGATGACACCATCATCCGCAACGACACCGGCGTGTTCGAGGGCGGCGAGATTTCCATGCATTACGACCCCATGATCGCCAAGCTGTGCGCGTGGGCGCCGGATCGCCTCGGCGCCATCGAGGCCATGGGCCGCGCGCTGGACGATTTCGAGGTCGAGGGCATCGGCCACAATCTGCCGTTCCTGTCGGCGGTGATGGATCAGCAGCGCTTCCGGGACGGGCGGCTGACCACCGCCTACATCGCCGAGGAATTTCCCGACGGTTTTGGCGGCGTCACCGCAGGCGAGCGTCAGGCGCGCCGGCTGGCGGCGGTCGCCACCTTCATCCATCTGCGGCTTGCGCGCCGCGCGGCGCAGATTTCCGGCGTGCTCGCCAACCATCCGCGCAGCATCGGCGCAGACTGGGTGGCGACAGTTGCCGATCATGAATTCGCGCTCGCCGTGACTGAAGGTGCCGCCAGCGACACGATAGCCTTCGCGGATGGTGAGAGTGTCGCTGTTGCGAGCGAGTGGCTGCCCGGCTCCACCCATGCGGTTTTCGTGGTGGATGGCGAGGTGATGGGCGTGAAGATCACGCTCAACGGCTCCTCGATGCACCTGCGCTGGCGCGGCATCGATGCGAAAGCCTATGTGCGCAGCCCCCGCGTCGCGGAACTGGCCAGGCTGATGCCGGTCAAGCTTCCGCCCGATACGTCGAAGATGCTTCTGTGTCCGATGCCGGGCGTGGTCACCTCCATCGCCGTTCACGAAGGTGACGAGGTGCAGGAAGGACAGGCGCTGGCCACCGTCGAGGCGATGAAGATGGAAAACGTGCTGCGCGCCGAAAAGGCCGGCAAGGTCAGCCGCGTTGCCGTCGAGCCGGGTGCCAGCCTTGCCGTCGACGAACTGATCCTCGAATTCGAATAG
- a CDS encoding acyl-CoA carboxylase subunit beta produces the protein MRNVLEQLEARRAEARLGGGQRRIDAQHAKGKLTARERVEVLLDEGSFEEFDMYVTHRATDFGMASQKVAGDGVVTGWGTINGRLVYVFSQDFTVLGGSLSETHAQKICKIMDMAVKNGAPVIGLNDSGGARIQEGVASLAGYADVFKRNVDASGVVPQISVIMGPCAGGAVYSPAMTDFIFMVRDSSYMFVTGPDVVKTVTNEIVTAEELGGARTHTQKSSVADGAFENDVEALEGVRKLFDYLPLNSREKPPVRPFHDDPARVDMKLDTLVPDSANKPYDMKELIAAIADEGDFFEVQEAFAKNIITCLMRIEGQTVGVVANQPMVLAGCLDIDSSRKAARFVRFCDAFNIPLLTLVDVPGFLPGTAQEYGGVIKHGAKLLFAYAQATVPMVTLITRKAYGGAYDVMASKHIGADINYAWPTAEIAVMGAKGATEILYRSELGDAEKISARTAEYEERFANPFVAAERGFIDEVIMPHSSRRRIARAFAALRNKRVEGPWRKHDTMPL, from the coding sequence ATGCGCAACGTTCTCGAGCAACTGGAGGCGCGCCGCGCCGAAGCCCGTCTTGGCGGCGGCCAGCGGCGCATCGATGCCCAGCACGCCAAGGGCAAGCTGACGGCGCGCGAGCGCGTCGAGGTTCTGCTGGACGAGGGCTCCTTCGAGGAGTTCGACATGTATGTCACCCACCGCGCCACCGATTTCGGCATGGCGAGCCAGAAGGTGGCGGGCGACGGCGTGGTGACCGGCTGGGGAACCATCAACGGCCGGCTGGTCTATGTGTTTTCGCAGGATTTCACCGTGCTCGGCGGTTCGCTGTCGGAAACCCATGCGCAGAAGATCTGCAAGATCATGGACATGGCCGTGAAGAACGGCGCGCCGGTGATCGGCCTCAACGATTCCGGCGGCGCGCGCATTCAGGAAGGTGTTGCATCGCTCGCCGGCTATGCCGACGTGTTCAAGCGCAATGTCGACGCGTCGGGCGTGGTGCCACAGATTTCGGTGATCATGGGCCCCTGCGCTGGAGGCGCGGTCTACTCGCCGGCGATGACCGATTTCATCTTCATGGTGCGCGACTCGTCCTACATGTTCGTCACAGGGCCGGACGTGGTGAAGACCGTTACCAACGAGATCGTGACGGCCGAGGAACTGGGCGGCGCGCGAACGCACACGCAGAAATCCTCCGTGGCCGACGGCGCGTTCGAGAACGATGTCGAGGCGCTGGAGGGCGTGCGCAAGCTGTTCGACTACCTGCCGCTCAACAGCCGCGAGAAGCCGCCGGTCCGACCCTTCCATGACGATCCGGCGCGCGTCGACATGAAGCTCGACACGCTGGTGCCGGATTCGGCCAACAAGCCCTACGACATGAAGGAGCTGATCGCGGCGATTGCCGACGAGGGCGACTTCTTCGAGGTTCAGGAAGCGTTCGCGAAGAACATCATCACCTGCCTGATGCGCATCGAGGGGCAGACGGTGGGCGTTGTCGCCAACCAGCCCATGGTGCTGGCCGGCTGCCTCGACATCGATTCCTCGCGCAAGGCCGCGCGCTTCGTGCGCTTCTGCGACGCCTTCAACATCCCGCTCCTGACGCTGGTGGACGTGCCCGGCTTCCTGCCCGGCACGGCGCAGGAATATGGCGGCGTCATCAAGCATGGCGCGAAGCTTCTGTTCGCCTATGCGCAGGCGACCGTGCCGATGGTGACGCTGATCACCCGCAAGGCTTATGGCGGGGCCTATGACGTCATGGCCTCCAAGCACATCGGCGCCGACATCAACTATGCCTGGCCGACGGCCGAGATCGCGGTGATGGGCGCCAAGGGCGCGACCGAGATCCTCTACCGCTCGGAACTGGGCGATGCGGAAAAGATCTCCGCGCGCACGGCCGAATATGAAGAGCGTTTCGCCAATCCGTTCGTCGCAGCCGAGCGCGGCTTCATCGACGAGGTGATCATGCCGCATTCCTCGCGCCGCCGCATCGCGCGTGCCTTTGCAGCACTGCGCAACAAGCGCGTGGAAGGTCCGTGGCGCAAGCATGACACGATGCCTCTGTGA